From a region of the Paenibacillus sp. R14(2021) genome:
- the lysS gene encoding lysine--tRNA ligase: protein MENGTQEQELSELLQIRRDKLDELRALGIDPFGGKFERTHNANQILDAYDNVSKEELEEQAIEVTLAGRIMQKRSMGKAAFAHIQDLSGKIQIYARKDSVSETQYQAFDLLDLGDIIGVRGVVFKTNTGETSIKAKEIEVLSKSLLPLPEKYHGLKDVELRYRQRYVDLITNPDVQQTFILRSRIIQSMRRYLDARGYLEVETPTLHAIAGGAAARPFITHHNALDMQLYMRIAIELHLKRLIVGGMEKVYEIGRVYRNEGISTRHNPEFTMIELYEAYADYKDIMSLTESLVAHIAQEVLGTTKIMYQGQEVDLSPAWRRVSMVELVKEATGVDFSQQMTDEEAHAHAKAHNVKVEPHMTFGHILNAFFEEFVEHTLIQPTFVTGHPVAISPLAKKNDVDPRFTDRFELFIVAREHANAFTELNDPIDQRQRFEAQLLEKEQGNDEAHEMDEDFIRALEYGMPPTGGLGIGIDRLVMLLTDAPSIRDVLLFPLMRERAGE, encoded by the coding sequence GTGGAGAACGGAACACAAGAGCAAGAACTAAGCGAGCTGCTGCAAATTCGCAGAGATAAATTGGACGAGCTGCGTGCGCTCGGCATTGACCCATTCGGCGGCAAATTCGAACGGACGCATAATGCGAACCAAATTTTAGATGCTTACGACAACGTGAGCAAAGAAGAGCTGGAAGAACAGGCGATTGAAGTCACGCTTGCCGGCCGTATCATGCAGAAACGCAGCATGGGTAAAGCAGCTTTTGCCCACATCCAGGATTTGAGCGGCAAAATCCAAATCTACGCGCGTAAAGATTCCGTATCGGAGACGCAGTACCAGGCGTTCGATCTCCTCGATTTGGGGGATATCATCGGCGTGCGCGGCGTTGTGTTCAAAACCAATACGGGCGAAACGTCGATCAAGGCAAAGGAAATCGAAGTGCTGTCCAAGTCGCTTCTGCCTCTGCCCGAGAAATATCACGGTCTGAAGGACGTTGAATTACGTTACCGTCAGCGTTACGTTGATTTGATTACGAATCCGGATGTACAGCAAACCTTTATTTTGCGTTCTCGTATCATTCAATCGATGCGCCGTTATTTGGATGCGCGCGGTTATTTGGAAGTCGAAACCCCTACGCTGCATGCCATTGCGGGCGGTGCGGCAGCTCGACCTTTCATTACGCATCATAATGCGCTCGATATGCAGCTTTACATGCGCATCGCCATTGAGCTTCACTTGAAACGCTTGATTGTTGGCGGGATGGAGAAGGTCTATGAGATCGGCCGTGTATATCGGAACGAAGGCATCTCGACGCGTCACAACCCCGAGTTTACGATGATTGAGCTTTATGAGGCGTATGCCGATTACAAAGATATCATGTCACTGACGGAGTCGCTGGTCGCGCATATCGCGCAGGAAGTGCTTGGCACAACGAAGATCATGTATCAAGGTCAAGAAGTGGACCTCTCACCTGCATGGCGGCGCGTATCAATGGTTGAATTGGTTAAAGAAGCGACGGGTGTAGACTTTAGTCAGCAGATGACCGACGAGGAAGCTCATGCGCATGCCAAGGCTCATAATGTCAAAGTCGAGCCGCATATGACGTTCGGCCACATTCTCAATGCATTCTTCGAGGAATTTGTTGAGCATACACTCATTCAACCTACATTTGTAACAGGCCACCCAGTGGCGATTTCACCGCTAGCGAAGAAGAATGATGTCGACCCGCGGTTTACCGATCGGTTCGAGCTCTTTATCGTTGCGCGTGAGCATGCCAATGCGTTCACGGAACTTAACGATCCGATCGACCAGCGTCAACGGTTTGAAGCGCAGCTGCTCGAGAAGGAGCAGGGCAATGACGAAGCGCATGAAATGGATGAGGACTTTATCCGTGCGCTTGAGTACGGTATGCCGCCGACAGGCGGTTTGGGTATCGGCATCGATCGGTTGGTTATGCTGCTGACCGATGCGCCATCCATTAGAGATGTCCTGTTGTTCCCACTGATGCGTGAGCGTGCAGGCGAGTAA
- a CDS encoding putative glycoside hydrolase — protein sequence MHRAGNTENPMDFRAERRILTSRTWKTSKLPVRGIYVSGWVAGSKSRLERLIRLLDTTDLNAMVIDVKNDYGQITYRSSIPAVKAIGADRNYAISNIGALIQKLKAKNIYVIGRIVTFKDPLYAKHHPAMALQNQSGGVWRDGQGKAWLDPFQQQVRSYNRAIGEEAAAVGFDEVQFDYVRFPDNGEKVDREVTFSSRQGRSKSEIISTFLRDARKGIHENGARVSADVFGLVTSSADDMGIGQSWRSVSSVVDVISPMTYPSHYSTGMYGVKNPDLSPYAIIHHAMTDANRRNHVMKENSRTAVAGIRPWLQSFTAGWVHPHQHYGYEQIRKQIQAAKDAGVQEFMLWSSNCKYEYRS from the coding sequence ATGCATAGAGCCGGAAACACCGAAAATCCGATGGATTTTCGTGCGGAGAGGCGCATTCTGACTTCCCGTACCTGGAAGACGTCCAAGCTGCCTGTAAGAGGTATCTACGTATCCGGTTGGGTGGCGGGCAGCAAAAGTCGGTTAGAGCGGCTGATCCGCTTATTGGACACCACCGATTTGAACGCCATGGTCATCGATGTGAAGAATGACTATGGCCAAATCACCTATCGGTCATCCATCCCAGCTGTAAAAGCGATAGGAGCAGACAGAAACTACGCGATTTCGAATATTGGTGCTCTAATCCAAAAGTTGAAGGCAAAGAACATCTACGTGATCGGCAGAATCGTGACTTTCAAGGATCCCCTCTATGCCAAGCATCACCCTGCAATGGCGCTGCAGAATCAGAGTGGAGGCGTTTGGAGAGACGGGCAGGGCAAGGCTTGGCTGGATCCTTTTCAACAACAGGTGAGGTCTTATAATAGAGCGATTGGGGAGGAAGCGGCCGCAGTCGGATTCGATGAGGTACAGTTTGATTATGTGCGCTTTCCCGATAATGGGGAGAAGGTCGACCGTGAAGTTACATTCAGCAGCCGGCAAGGAAGATCGAAGTCGGAGATTATTTCGACGTTCCTCCGGGATGCTCGGAAGGGGATTCACGAGAATGGAGCACGAGTATCCGCTGACGTGTTTGGCCTCGTGACGTCCTCGGCGGATGATATGGGCATTGGTCAGTCATGGCGATCCGTATCGAGCGTGGTGGATGTGATTTCACCGATGACGTATCCCTCCCACTATTCGACAGGCATGTACGGGGTGAAGAATCCGGACCTCAGTCCCTATGCGATTATTCATCATGCGATGACGGATGCGAATCGGAGGAATCATGTGATGAAGGAGAACAGCAGGACCGCAGTTGCTGGAATTCGACCTTGGCTGCAAAGCTTCACGGCTGGATGGGTGCACCCTCATCAGCATTACGGCTATGAGCAGATAAGGAAGCAGATTCAGGCTGCAAAGGATGCAGGGGTTCAGGAATTTATGCTTTGGAGTTCGAATTGCAAATATGAATATCGTTCATAA